A region of Amyelois transitella isolate CPQ chromosome 11, ilAmyTran1.1, whole genome shotgun sequence DNA encodes the following proteins:
- the LOC106134858 gene encoding xylose isomerase: protein MSYNQPGAKRPKRPDRPDVDYFQGIDKLEYNNMAGPGEAGHYRYYNSSERLCSRSMEDWLKFSVSLTEFRNYGYDNFGRPSPHRQWDDGTKTIDNHKRCIKALFDLCNKLGVKYWTAYDSDLIPFGDSWEETRVQWDEMVEFVQELGQKMHLKCLWLAPDLHSHPRYSLGALTNSDANVFAQAATQIKKCLEVSQRLNAECFLLWPSREGYENTFHTDIAKEIKLFGKLLKLTAEYKDRLNYRCQLLLMPYYSFGRNCGGWQHWWEKEMVNMYVWDVTSCLYLLKNYNLDRYYKVCTPPGHHMYMANIYNMLGGVFLTNHFDHYDTKSLTLMMKCIVEQGSAPPGGVHLKLLTRASSAPREQLSRYVSLMDACARALRLAAHMAQEQYFSKHLQQRYSSYHSGFGSRLVGSDVSMEECEEHYKKNHAVQPESPRLELLDISFQRYLDTCDRI, encoded by the exons ATGTCGTACAACCAGCCCGGGGCCAAAAGGCCGAAAAGGCCGGATAGGCCTGATGTGGACTACTTTCAAG GCATAGACAAGCTAGAGTACAACAACATGGCCGGCCCAGGCGAGGCGGGCCACTACCGGTACTACAACAGCTCTGAAAGGTTGTGTTCGAGGTCCATGGAAGATTGGCTCAAATTCAGCGTGTCGCTCACCGAATTCCGGAATTATg GCTACGATAATTTCGGTCGACCGTCACCTCACCGCCAATGGGATGATGGCACTAAAACCATAGACAACCACAAACGCTGTATCAAAGCACTCTTCGATCTATGCAATAAACTCGGCGTTAAGTACTGGACTGCTTACGATTCGGATTTGATCCCGTTCGGGGACAGTTGGGAGGAGACGAGGGTCCAATGGGATGAGATGGTGGAGTTTGTGCAAGAATTAGGACAGAAGATGCACTTGAAGTGTTTGTGGTTAGCTCCTGATTTGCATTCGCATCCTCG ATACTCGCTAGGCGCCTTAACAAACAGCGACGCAAATGTATTTGCCCAAGCCgctacacaaataaaaaaatgtttagaaGTGTCACAGCGTTTGAACGCAGAATGTTTTCTCCTCTGGCCAAGCAGGGAAGGATACGAGAATACATTCCACACAGATATCgccaaagaaataaaattatttggcaAATTACTTAAACTAACAGCCGAATATAAAGACAGATTGAATTACAGATGTCAATTACTTTTAATGCCATACTACAGTTTTGGTAGAAATTGTGGCGGATGGCAACACTGGTGGGAGAAAGAGATGgtgaatatgtatgtgtgggACGTGACGAGTTGTCTGTATCTCCTGAAGAACTATAATTTGGACCGTTATTACAAAGTGTGCACGCCGCCAGGACATCATATGTATATGGCTAATAT ATACAATATGCTTGGCGGAGTGTTCTTGACCAATCACTTCGACCACTACGATACCAAGAGTCTGACACTCATGATGAAGTGCATCGTAGAACAG GGATCTGCGCCACCTGGCGGCGTTCATCTAAAACTTTTAACACGCGCGAGCAGCGCTCCCCGCGAGCAGCTGTCTCGCTATGTGTCTCTCATGGACGCATGCGCACGCGCATTGCGACTCGCCGCTCATATGGCGCAGGAGCAGTACTTCTCTAAGCATTTgcag cAACGCTATTCTTCGTACCACAGCGGATTCGGTTCCCGGCTGGTAGGCAGCGACGTGTCAATGGAAGAGTGTGAGGAGCATTACAA GAAGAACCACGCGGTCCAGCCGGAGAGCCCTCGCCTTGAACTTCTAGACATCAGTTTCCAGCGGTACCTGGACACCTGCGACcgtatctaa